In Micropterus dolomieu isolate WLL.071019.BEF.003 ecotype Adirondacks unplaced genomic scaffold, ASM2129224v1 contig_12379, whole genome shotgun sequence, the genomic stretch CTCGATGCCCTCTCTCTTGTACTCCTCCTGCTCCAGGACAAACATGGTGTGGTTGAAGAGCTGCTGCAGACGCTCGTTGGTATAGTTGATGCAGAGCTGCTCAAAGGAGTTGTCCTGAAGCAGAGAAACGTTGCAGTGATTAGAACAACAACCTAAATACAATGAAACAAACACTCaaagtatttaaatgtttgttttaaattcacCTCAAAAATCTCAAAGCCAGCAATGTCCAGGATGCCCAGGAAGGAGGACGACTGCCTCTTACTCTTGTCCAGCGTCTTGTTGACTCTGGCCAGGATCCAACGAAACAGGCGCTCGTACATGGCCTTAGCCAGAGCCTCCACCGCGAAATcagcctggaggaggaggatgtgggTGAAGGGTGAAGAGAGACAGTAAAAGTATTTGTTACGATTCATTTTGGGATGATAGTGATGCGACAGAAGGGTTAAACAAACACTTCTTCAAGCTCAGAGTAGGACATTAactatgtacatttactcagaGCCTCAGAtactttgagtatttccatttttccTCCACCATATTTCAGAAGGAATTATACTAGAAGAGCCTTTATTTTCTGAGTTAATGAGGTTTGGTTTGCTGTCACCTGCTGCTTGGTCTGCGCCTTCTGCACCACCTCTCTGCCCACTTTAATTCGGGGGGTGAGGATGGCGCGGGTGAAGTCGGTGACATTGATGCCCTGCAGGTGACACACCTTCTGGGCGGCTGGGGTTGATGGGCAACATGACACGGGAAAGGTCAGAGATGTTTACAAGGTCAATTACAATGCTGGTGttggtattttttaaaaatggttacCCGTGTTGTCAGGCATGGTCGCCTGCTCACTGTTCCTCTCCTTCTCAATCTTGACGTTGCCCAGCTGGAGAACAGTGGACACCACCTTTAACATCCCTGCAGCGAGGAACAGGAAAGTAAGagtgacatttaaaatgatgttacaAATGTACTTAGAGTTTTTTGCCTGAGCCAAATGAAGAAATTACAAATATCTTCTAGTACAGAGTCCTGATcatatatttctattttctaACACAATACAGCTGCACAGTTAGTATAATCAAAGACGTTTCAGTAAGATGTGCTGGGCAGCTGCAGAGGtctctttgaaatgttttttatgtgttcaGGGAGATAGGAAGTGTGGATCTGTTATGACAGGAGTAGATTTGGAGAACATTTGGACAGCTTCTCTTTGGTTTTCCAGTGATTTTTCTTTCCCCACTCTTTTCCTGAAATGAATTCAATTTGATTCTGAACTGTGACCTTAAGATAATTAATCATAAGATTATGTTCATTCTAACTTCCTGATGTTGTTCTTTCATATTcctgagggttttttttgtggtaATATTCTCAGTAGAACAATAACTTCTTGTCTTTAAGCCGGAAAAAAGGTAATTTAGAAAGTGTTTGGGTGGATGGACAAATGGTCATTTATGAGACCTACTGAGCGAGCAAAGTGGGTTCAAGTAAAGGGTTTCGATTGTGACGTTGGTTCTGGTGGGCTCTGAGCAGTTTGTACCTAGTCTCTCCTCCTCGGTGAAGCCCATGATGTCCATGGCCTCCAGAGTCTCGTCAAACATCTCGTCATCTTCCTGACCGGAGATCTCCACGTGACCCGCCAAAAGGAAACGATAGCTGCCGAAGTCCTCCAGCAGAAGCTcctctaaaacacacacacgcaaacacaccaAGTGAAAGTTTTGATGATACCTTTTGTTTGCTAGTTGTCAGACCCAAAGCTGATAAACTCAACATAATTTTTCATCTTCTACAGAGATGTCCAGGGGGTGATGTCcagatggcgcagtggataagacacataggTTCAATTCcctactgtgacacatccaccaatgtgtccctgagcaagacacttaacccctggttgctccagaggcgtgcgacctctgacatatgtagcaattgtaagtttttatttttatccttaGCTTATAGACTGAAAGCAGGGGCAACCTGCCGGCCTAGCTTCATCAAAAGTGAACAAACGCGCATtcaaaaaacatgaaagatgTATTTGCTGTGCAACATGTATCTTTActgaaatagaaatagaaatgtaaCAAGATGACGAATGTACAGGCTCTAGAGCCAGCATGGCAAAAAACGAGACTGGTTTTATCAGCAGTTTGCATTGGAGCCATCTTTGGTCCAACAACAGCTGGGTGCAGTGACAACATGTAGCATCTTCCTGTCCACGTGGGCGGGTCGACAGGTTTGTAAAATGTCTTGAACAAACCTGAATGGATTAACATGTACAGCAGCTTTgtgaaaataagaacaaataaGTCCAATGTAGAGTTTTTCAAAGGTCTTCTTTTTTCGATTTAATGCTAAGCTAGCAGTTCCCATAAGCCCATAGTCAGAAATAATGGGGGACCGTGGGGTGGTCACCCCAATAacataaaagtgtgttttaagtttATAGAAAAATTTTGAGTACCCCCTCCTTTGCCTCAaaatggtttggtccactgcctacTTCCCCCCTTTACATCACCAACACACAGTCCGGAGGGAGAGAAAGTTTGAATCGCTTCAGTAGTTGTGGAACTCCAGTAACGTTAAGTAGGCTGGCACGGctgttttattcacttgaaaCATCAGATGAAGTGATTCTTTCTCTTTAATACAGAGGATGCggagtcattaataaattaatataaattaattaataaaatcatGACAAAAATAATATGATAACTGATGTATTTTTCCTTGAGTCGTATGTTACCTATTGTAATGTAACCTAGTTTGTTTGGTAGCCTTTCTAATAGCTTGTTGATAGTAAGTCACCCACTACAGCTAGAGATGTGCCGATCGATCTCCTCTGGACTGGAATAGGCTGCTTTTCAGCTAATTTGGCCGTGACTGACCAATGGTAAAAAGACTAGGtacatattatacatatatgtatgtaatattATCCATATTACACTACTAATAGCAGTACGACTTCCCTCTGTGTACACATATCCTGTGCAATTACAACTTTGGCTTTATTATTTGTGGCCCCTTTTTTCGCTTGAgaaagtttatgtttattgccCCCCCCCCAACGGTTAGATGAAATTTACACCCTTGTCCCTGCCTTCAGTCTTGATACAGAACTAGGCTAAACAGACCTATTTTAGTACTAGATGTTTTATCTTACCTCACTCTGGGTAAGACAGCTAAGCTACAATTTCcttgatattttattttcactctaTAAACCCATCTTACAGtaaaaatagtgtttttttcttgctcaTATTGTAGCTGCTCACCCCTCAGCTTGTCTTTGGCCCCTGCCACCATGTAATAGAAGATGTGAAAGGCTCTCTCAGTGTTGGCCTGACGAATACAGCGAGACTTCTCCAGCAGGTCTGTTCGGGTCAGGAGAGGGTTAAGTAGATAACCATGTCAGTTTTCAGTTACAGTGGCACTAGGCATATTATTTTGAGatcatttttatgttatttttaacacatttgaTCAAAAGGATACAGGTGTCAATATTAGCCCCAACAAGATAGCCAGTCACATCAAAGTTGAGCTTGATGAACTTGCCCTGTGGACAGAGGAGACAACAGCAGCTACATGACACCATTAACTACTGAGGTGAGTCAAAGTCAAAGTGCTGACTTAGAAACAGATTAAAAACTTACAAATCTTGAGGAGTTATCGTTCTTGATGGTTTTGGCGTTTCCAAACGCCTCCAGGATGGGATTAGCCTGCAGCAGCTGCTTCTCCAGCTCCCCCTTCAACCCATAACAAGgttacacacatttttacttGCTTGAACCATAAATCTATTGATCCACTCCAGACTGTATAGACCTCAGCTGGCAGGCTTttgaccagaacaaagaaacGTGATCACATCACTCCTGTTTTAGCCTCTTTAAACTTTTACAGAAATTCACTGTTGCTTTAAAAGATTGTGGCCTCTCACCCTGCTTTATATCTGACCTTTTAGtgattatatttaaataaaattttcgTTTTACCGTATTTTCATTCCATGGTTTTTTTCTGCCTGAACACTTTTTCtggtttttaactgtgttttatatttctgcCCTTGTGAAACACTTTGTAACAtggattttgaaaagtgctctataaataaatgcgttgattattattattattgcactatattagggctgaacaatgaATCGAAATCTTATCAAAATCGCAACGTGAATCGCAACGTTTTGATAAGATTTGCAGTAGTCGTTAaaagcaaaatgtgtgtcagaaatccatccatccatccatcttcaaccgcttatcctgcctacagggtcgcgggaaccctgtaaaatactattttgaattaaatattgttgtgctgcagagatgtcccgGTCTACAAAAATTATtctacaataaacaataaattgttTGGTGCAGATCCTTGCAAATATCAaaccataatcatttaaatatgttcatGATCGTTCCCTCGATATTATGTGTATCTATCTATTCTGTGTATTTAACAGCAGACATGCACATGACAGCTGATAAGCACGTTAAATTGAATACATACATACCAAGATGTAAGACTGACACATTCAATTTTAAGTAGTGTAAAAGAGTTTACACTTACGTAGGCCAGAGATCCCCCCTGCTGCTGCGGCGGCTGCAGAAAGACACAGGAACACAAACTGGTTAGAAACTCAATGAATCTTCAACTTACTTGCcttctttttaaaaaggtaCTACATTTAACATCTCCCCAAAATTGGCTGCCCGCATGACAGCTTGaaaagcagcagagcagcaggacCAGAGGTCAAGCATCATTAAACCTTAAAACTAAACAAACCACAGATAGTTCTTCACTGGATTATATGCAGCTGACAGAACAGCAGCTGTAACTTGTTGGAAAGATATGAAGACTCGATGGTCATTTGTAAGTACGATCATTTTCCATTCCCTGCACCTgttttgctgacattgctgctattttatgatttaaaaataaatcttcagTCATAGATGTGAGAACAATTAgaagctccagcagcagcagcagcagcagacgcACAGACAACAACAGTCTGTCCTCACCTTGACCACAGCTGCAGCCACTGAATCCTGTCATGCACAGTAGAATATGtgatttaatattttgtgttctGATACACTGTAGTTCATCACATTTAAATGAGTTAGTACAGTTTCAAATGAAGGCTCTGTCTTTCATATGATAGTAACCAAACTTTTAGTTAAGTTTGCTAAAATGTGGAACAGCTTcaagctaacatcacaacatacgtaacattttatttattattacactgAGGAAATTCATTATGGAGCCGAAGATACTTCCAGCAAAAACAATGTATAATGcatttaaactgaaattgacacacaaaatatatttgttggctaaaaacaaacatgaccaCTGCAGAGATACACTGTAAAGCACACAATcttattttagttagttttctCTTAATTCATACTGTGTACAATTATTCCTTggaataccgtaaaacttcaattaatagcccaagcttttatttgcttaaatctAGGGCTGGGCgacatggccaaaaatgttatcacgataaaaacatttcatatcattcgatatcgataattatcaggatgaaAGTCAAATCATTTCTTCCAAGTTTAaaagcagatttttgctcctgagtgaaaatttaagaaaccagatggttaattatgtgttta encodes the following:
- the LOC123966057 gene encoding myosin-11-like — translated: MFHPTLLTTSPRGESGAGKTENTKKVIQYLAVVASSHKGKKDANPPPQQQGGSLAYGELEKQLLQANPILEAFGNAKTIKNDNSSRFGKFIKLNFDVTGYLVGANIDTYLLEKSRCIRQANTERAFHIFYYMVAGAKDKLREELLLEDFGSYRFLLAGHVEISGQEDDEMFDETLEAMDIMGFTEEERLGMLKVVSTVLQLGNVKIEKERNSEQATMPDNTAAQKVCHLQGINVTDFTRAILTPRIKVGREVVQKAQTKQQADFAVEALAKAMYERLFRWILARVNKTLDKSKRQSSSFLGILDIAGFEIFEDNSFEQLCINYTNERLQQLFNHTMFVLEQEEYKREGIEWNFIDFGLDLQPCIELIERPNNPPGILALLDEECWFPKATDFTFVDKLLNTHTGHVKFSKPKQHKDKLMFSVLHYAGK